From the Desulfosarcina sp. BuS5 genome, one window contains:
- a CDS encoding TonB-dependent receptor plug domain-containing protein: MMKKTRGLLPVFVSLIFTVFTVSAVFAQNKDVKEIKIEKVVVTATRTEKDIMDVPTSMSVVNEKDINRTGTNSTPELLRDIPGVFLFDNAASGAKRLMIRGESGSRVLIMIDGQKISEQKSMDGAPIFIAPGDIERIEVVKGPASVLYGSEAIGGVVNIITKKGGDKPVGLTLSGTYDSSTDGVAGYGSVFGTIKGFSYRLSGNYSDNDDRETPKGKLDNSAYEFKDGNAFLGYDWEKISIGANYQRYDSEIEVHTSPDTISPPLTAFQLDLPEWDREKYGVFFEACDNRQRTSHYNAKRSGRIWRYPPVRLDSP; the protein is encoded by the coding sequence ATGATGAAAAAAACAAGAGGTTTATTACCTGTTTTTGTTTCGCTGATTTTTACTGTTTTTACAGTTTCAGCAGTTTTTGCACAGAACAAAGATGTGAAAGAAATTAAAATCGAAAAGGTGGTTGTCACCGCTACCAGGACAGAAAAGGATATAATGGATGTTCCGACTTCGATGTCTGTTGTTAATGAAAAGGATATCAATCGTACTGGAACAAACAGCACACCGGAACTTCTTCGTGATATTCCGGGTGTGTTTCTCTTTGACAATGCGGCCTCAGGTGCAAAGAGACTGATGATACGCGGCGAATCCGGATCAAGAGTGCTTATCATGATAGACGGACAGAAGATTTCTGAACAAAAATCAATGGACGGAGCGCCGATATTTATTGCTCCCGGGGATATAGAACGTATCGAAGTGGTAAAAGGGCCTGCTTCCGTGCTTTATGGCTCGGAGGCTATTGGCGGAGTTGTGAATATCATTACTAAAAAGGGAGGAGACAAACCTGTCGGGCTGACCTTAAGCGGCACATACGACTCATCAACAGACGGCGTTGCAGGATATGGATCTGTTTTTGGAACAATTAAAGGTTTTAGCTACAGGCTTTCCGGCAATTATTCAGATAATGATGACAGGGAAACCCCAAAGGGTAAGCTCGATAATTCAGCATACGAGTTTAAAGACGGGAACGCTTTTTTAGGCTATGACTGGGAAAAAATATCGATAGGCGCAAATTACCAGCGCTATGACAGCGAAATCGAAGTACATACATCGCCGGATACAATAAGCCCGCCGCTCACAGCATTTCAGCTTGATCTGCCGGAGTGGGACAGGGAAAAGTACGGCGTCTTTTTTGAAGCCTGCGACAATAGACAAAGAACTTCGCATTACAACGCAAAACGATCAGGACGCATATGGCGGTACCCTCCAGTTAGACTGGATTCCCCTTGA
- a CDS encoding TonB-dependent receptor encodes MKPATIDKELRITTQNDQDAYGGTLQLDWIPLEKHYLITGLDVVLDYLDADQRQFDTTTTSFPFPVTTVTDDLFNDEANMKTYALYAQDEWNIINDFVLTAGLRYTWVDSELEETNDPGLTEESSDDTNLTGSLGLVYSGIDNLALRTLYSQGYRYPNLLQLFIGTVHGSSDPTFANPDLDPETSDNFEVGVRFDNKEFLLDLTGFYSSADDYITTVVVTGGDKYDNVDEATTYGVEMLAQYTFESVGITPYINGTWIRRKFETDAGPTKDTGLPDLNGRFGLRYEKNLEIIPALWGDLFVRAASDADKEDLSDGTVEHFDGWGTLNLALGVDLGKRSQYKLSLELNNLLDKEYTHATESLMAAERHVVVKLSATF; translated from the coding sequence TTGAAGCCTGCGACAATAGACAAAGAACTTCGCATTACAACGCAAAACGATCAGGACGCATATGGCGGTACCCTCCAGTTAGACTGGATTCCCCTTGAAAAACACTACCTCATTACAGGGCTTGATGTTGTTCTGGACTATCTGGATGCTGACCAACGCCAGTTCGACACGACGACAACGAGTTTTCCTTTTCCAGTTACAACTGTAACGGATGACCTTTTTAATGATGAAGCTAACATGAAAACCTACGCCCTGTATGCCCAAGACGAATGGAATATTATAAATGACTTTGTCCTTACAGCAGGCTTAAGGTACACATGGGTCGATTCAGAGTTGGAAGAAACAAACGATCCAGGCCTTACTGAAGAATCGAGTGATGATACCAATCTCACAGGAAGCCTTGGCCTGGTATATTCAGGTATCGATAACCTGGCACTTCGCACTCTGTATTCCCAGGGTTACCGGTACCCGAATCTGTTGCAGCTTTTTATCGGTACAGTGCACGGGAGTTCCGACCCTACATTTGCCAATCCTGATCTTGATCCCGAGACGTCCGATAATTTTGAAGTAGGTGTTCGTTTTGACAACAAAGAGTTTCTCCTTGACCTGACAGGGTTTTATTCATCGGCTGATGACTATATTACAACTGTAGTGGTAACAGGAGGTGATAAGTATGATAATGTTGATGAAGCCACTACATACGGGGTTGAGATGCTGGCGCAATATACCTTTGAATCTGTTGGAATTACACCATATATTAACGGTACCTGGATACGAAGAAAATTCGAGACCGATGCTGGTCCAACAAAAGATACCGGCCTTCCTGACTTAAATGGCCGCTTTGGATTGCGGTACGAAAAGAATCTTGAAATTATTCCTGCGTTGTGGGGAGATCTTTTCGTTCGGGCAGCCAGTGATGCTGATAAAGAAGACTTAAGCGATGGAACTGTGGAACATTTTGACGGATGGGGAACTCTAAATCTGGCTCTGGGAGTTGATTTAGGGAAACGCAGTCAATATAAATTGAGCCTGGAGCTTAACAATCTATTAGACAAGGAATACACGCATGCGACTGAAAGCCTTATGGCGGCTGAACGGCATGTT